The following coding sequences are from one Treponema bryantii window:
- a CDS encoding permease, protein MVLFGGILSIKTISFLVFCVFVIAGLGYLLGRITIKGVSLGTAGVFIVALLFGAFLYNPLAAQLKVGGATYVSNALKIVENLGLILFVTSVGFIAGPSFFGDLKKNFKSYILLGVIIILIGGLSCAGCIVFDNKVFGRDLEEVSAMLVGLLSGSLTSTPAFSAAKATVTSDDLEAIVAVGHGIAYLFGVVGVVLFVQLVPKFVKADMDTERAKLSESAPEAPSKLTGSELELDVFGFCAFSLVAVLGVFFGSFKFGNFSLTTTGGCLILSLIFGHFQKIGKVSIMPQEATLKVFRELGLMLFLIGAGVAGGASFVKYFEWVYFIYGIIMTLLPMIIGFFFAKFVLKLNLLNNLGSICGGMTSTPALGTLISTAGTEKVAGAYASTYPIALVAVVLVSQFLIILFR, encoded by the coding sequence ATGGTTCTTTTTGGTGGAATCTTATCAATTAAGACAATCAGTTTTTTAGTATTCTGTGTATTCGTAATCGCTGGATTAGGATACCTGCTTGGTAGAATCACTATTAAAGGTGTTTCTTTGGGAACTGCGGGAGTATTCATCGTAGCTCTTCTTTTTGGTGCATTCCTTTACAATCCTTTAGCTGCTCAGCTTAAGGTTGGTGGTGCTACTTATGTTTCAAACGCTCTTAAGATTGTAGAAAATCTTGGTTTGATTCTGTTTGTAACTTCAGTTGGTTTTATTGCTGGTCCAAGCTTCTTTGGTGATTTGAAGAAGAACTTCAAATCTTACATTCTTCTTGGTGTAATCATCATTTTGATTGGTGGTCTTTCATGTGCCGGTTGTATTGTATTTGATAACAAGGTATTCGGACGCGACCTCGAAGAAGTTTCTGCAATGCTCGTAGGTCTTCTTTCTGGTTCTCTTACTTCTACTCCAGCTTTCTCTGCTGCTAAGGCAACAGTAACAAGTGATGATCTTGAAGCAATCGTTGCTGTAGGTCATGGAATTGCTTACCTCTTTGGTGTAGTTGGTGTAGTTCTTTTTGTACAACTTGTTCCAAAGTTTGTAAAAGCAGATATGGATACAGAACGCGCTAAACTTTCTGAGTCTGCTCCAGAAGCTCCATCAAAACTCACAGGTTCAGAACTTGAACTTGATGTTTTCGGTTTCTGTGCATTCTCTCTCGTAGCTGTTCTTGGTGTATTCTTTGGTTCTTTCAAGTTTGGTAACTTCTCTCTTACAACTACTGGTGGATGTCTTATTCTTTCTTTGATTTTCGGTCACTTCCAGAAGATTGGAAAAGTAAGCATTATGCCACAGGAAGCAACTCTTAAGGTATTCCGCGAACTTGGTCTTATGCTCTTTTTGATTGGTGCCGGTGTTGCAGGTGGTGCTTCATTCGTTAAATACTTTGAATGGGTATACTTCATCTACGGAATTATCATGACACTTCTTCCAATGATTATTGGATTCTTCTTTGCTAAGTTCGTTCTTAAGTTGAACCTTTTGAATAACCTTGGTTCAATCTGTGGTGGTATGACTTCTACTCCAGCTCTTGGAACTTTGATTTCAACAGCAGGAACAGAAAAGGTAGCAGGTGCTTATGCTTCTACTTACCCTATCGCTCTTGTAGCAGTTGTACTTGTTTCACAGTTCCTTATTATTCTTTTCCGCTAA
- a CDS encoding lipase family protein, protein MREFCTIIIIFVSLAFISCKTTNQLQDTEKIEEETVAEIEIAPPVIEIEIKEEEPEAPKLTPEEEEAIRWAGILKESESMTTEQRKFYLLKKTRDYEVVGEDLDYKIMVNDDTKEVIIQFEESDSEEDWRNNYLFLPWPLKLDNKIVWTTYGYAKVYKSANNIPIDEFFKQIELHPDYKIVIWGWSIGSAMAKITARHFEIRTKKQKKIDELTTWGDVKCWYNPFYSVKKSCKKIREYVTPNDVVTWCIPVCRRDVKCVVGDKFGFRNKDREHYHCYYEEYDYSKYEAE, encoded by the coding sequence ATGAGAGAATTTTGTACTATTATAATTATATTTGTATCACTTGCATTTATATCCTGTAAGACAACAAATCAACTTCAGGATACTGAAAAAATTGAAGAAGAAACTGTTGCAGAAATAGAAATTGCACCACCTGTTATTGAAATTGAAATAAAAGAAGAAGAACCTGAAGCACCAAAACTCACACCTGAAGAAGAAGAGGCAATTCGTTGGGCTGGGATTCTTAAAGAATCTGAAAGTATGACTACTGAACAAAGAAAGTTTTATCTTCTTAAAAAGACTCGTGATTATGAAGTTGTAGGTGAAGATTTAGATTATAAAATAATGGTAAATGATGATACAAAAGAAGTAATTATTCAGTTTGAAGAAAGTGATAGTGAAGAAGACTGGAGAAATAATTATCTGTTTTTACCATGGCCGTTAAAGCTTGATAATAAAATAGTCTGGACAACTTATGGTTATGCAAAAGTCTATAAGTCTGCAAATAATATTCCTATAGATGAATTCTTTAAACAGATTGAACTGCATCCGGATTATAAAATTGTAATTTGGGGCTGGAGTATTGGTAGTGCAATGGCAAAAATTACTGCCCGACACTTTGAAATAAGAACTAAAAAACAGAAGAAAATTGATGAACTTACAACCTGGGGAGATGTAAAGTGCTGGTATAATCCATTTTATAGTGTTAAGAAAAGCTGTAAGAAAATCAGAGAGTATGTAACTCCAAATGATGTAGTTACCTGGTGTATTCCTGTGTGCCGGCGTGATGTAAAATGTGTAGTTGGAGATAAGTTCGGTTTCAGAAACAAAGATAGAGAACACTATCATTGTTATTATGAAGAATATGATTATTCAAAATATGAAGCAGAGTAA
- a CDS encoding FAD-dependent oxidoreductase: MYGNYLDDAAKIVAEKREENLKFEHARLTAEQKDDLLLKFHPDRIKKQFTELKIGPNKGQQAPIELAEMLQAKPRLEPEKIDLNHIDYESDVLVIGGGGAGTSAAIMASEAGAKVLLVTKLRVGDANTMMAEGGIQAADKPNDSPAQHFLDAFGGGHFDGKPELVYTLVNKAPSVIKWLNDLGVEFDKMPDGTMVTTHGGGTSRKRMHACKDYSGAEIMRTLRDETFNRADKITVVDFTAAIEIIKNDKGEACGAVLMNIETGEIRIAKAKVVIIATGGAGRMHYQGFPTSNHYGATADGLVIAYRAGAKLLYQDSLQYHPTGAAYPTQILGKLVTEKVRSLGAKLINKDGEVYIHPLETRDVNASGIIREVREGRGVHNDVQDAVWLDTPMIEMIHGEGTILKSIPAMYNMFIKYGIDIRKEPILVYPTLHYQNGGVEIDKTCHTNVANLLVAGEASGGVHGTNRLMGNSLLDVVVFGREAGIEAGKMFKKIKLSDKLSLQHVKDFEKERAAAKIKGSAVSPKILPTYHHGNPEFDKEIPGATL; this comes from the coding sequence ATGTACGGAAATTACCTTGACGATGCTGCGAAAATCGTAGCTGAAAAACGCGAAGAAAACCTTAAATTTGAACATGCTCGTCTTACAGCAGAACAGAAAGACGATCTTCTCTTGAAGTTCCACCCAGACCGCATTAAGAAACAGTTCACAGAACTTAAGATTGGTCCTAACAAGGGACAGCAGGCTCCTATCGAGCTCGCAGAAATGCTTCAGGCTAAACCACGCCTCGAGCCAGAAAAGATTGATCTTAACCACATTGACTATGAGTCAGACGTACTCGTAATTGGTGGTGGTGGAGCTGGAACTTCTGCTGCAATCATGGCTTCTGAAGCTGGAGCAAAAGTTCTTCTCGTAACAAAGCTCCGTGTTGGTGACGCTAACACAATGATGGCAGAAGGTGGAATCCAGGCTGCAGATAAGCCAAATGACTCACCTGCTCAGCACTTCCTCGACGCTTTTGGTGGCGGTCACTTTGACGGAAAACCAGAACTCGTATATACACTCGTAAACAAGGCTCCATCTGTAATCAAATGGTTGAACGACCTTGGTGTTGAATTCGACAAGATGCCAGACGGAACTATGGTAACAACTCATGGTGGTGGAACAAGCCGCAAGCGTATGCATGCATGTAAGGACTACTCTGGTGCTGAAATCATGCGAACGCTGCGCGATGAAACTTTCAACCGCGCAGACAAGATTACAGTTGTAGACTTTACAGCTGCTATCGAAATCATCAAGAACGACAAGGGCGAAGCTTGTGGTGCAGTTCTTATGAACATTGAAACTGGAGAAATCCGCATTGCTAAGGCTAAGGTTGTAATCATTGCAACTGGTGGTGCTGGACGTATGCACTATCAGGGCTTCCCAACTTCTAACCACTACGGTGCTACAGCAGACGGTCTTGTAATTGCATACCGCGCTGGTGCAAAACTCCTCTATCAGGATTCTTTGCAGTATCACCCAACTGGAGCTGCTTACCCAACTCAGATTCTTGGTAAACTTGTAACAGAAAAGGTTCGCTCTCTTGGAGCAAAACTTATCAATAAAGATGGTGAAGTTTACATTCACCCTCTTGAAACACGCGACGTAAACGCTTCTGGTATTATCCGCGAAGTTCGTGAAGGCCGTGGTGTTCATAATGACGTACAGGATGCTGTATGGCTTGATACTCCAATGATCGAAATGATCCACGGAGAAGGAACAATTCTTAAGTCAATTCCTGCTATGTACAACATGTTCATTAAGTACGGAATCGATATCCGTAAGGAACCAATTCTTGTTTACCCTACACTCCACTATCAGAATGGTGGTGTTGAAATTGACAAGACTTGCCACACTAACGTTGCTAACCTTCTCGTAGCTGGTGAAGCTTCTGGTGGTGTTCATGGTACAAACCGCCTGATGGGTAACTCACTCCTCGACGTAGTTGTATTCGGACGCGAAGCTGGTATTGAAGCTGGAAAGATGTTCAAGAAGATTAAGCTTTCTGACAAACTCAGCCTCCAGCACGTAAAGGATTTCGAAAAGGAACGTGCAGCTGCAAAGATTAAGGGCAGCGCAGTTTCTCCAAAGATACTCCCAACTTACCATCACGGTAACCCAGAGTTCGACAAAGAAATCCCTGGAGCTACACTCTAA
- a CDS encoding 4Fe-4S dicluster domain-containing protein: MAEKKTEKEMATIYIFGKKYDVPAELTIMNAMEYAGYQLKRGCGCRNGFCGACATIYRIKGQNQLQTCLACSKKVENDMYIATLPFFPLVKQIYDINKIKPEQQIMMQLYPEIYSCVGCNACTRACPQNLQTMQYIAYAQRGDFAKCADLSFDCVMCGCCSSRCPAGISHPQVAELARRINGKYIQPECQHLIDRVKEIDEGKCEAEIKKLVKMCTGNIDQIKNLYNTREIEK, encoded by the coding sequence ATGGCTGAAAAGAAAACTGAAAAAGAAATGGCAACAATTTATATTTTTGGTAAAAAATATGATGTTCCAGCTGAACTTACCATTATGAACGCAATGGAATATGCTGGATATCAGCTCAAGCGCGGTTGCGGATGCCGTAACGGTTTCTGCGGTGCTTGTGCTACAATCTATCGTATTAAGGGACAGAATCAGCTTCAGACTTGTCTGGCATGTTCTAAGAAGGTTGAAAACGATATGTATATCGCTACTCTTCCATTCTTCCCTCTCGTAAAGCAGATTTACGATATTAATAAGATTAAACCTGAGCAGCAGATTATGATGCAGCTCTATCCAGAGATTTACTCTTGTGTAGGATGTAACGCTTGTACACGTGCCTGTCCTCAGAACCTGCAGACAATGCAGTATATCGCTTATGCACAGCGCGGCGATTTTGCAAAGTGTGCAGACCTCTCATTCGACTGTGTAATGTGTGGCTGCTGTTCAAGCCGCTGTCCAGCAGGAATCTCTCACCCACAGGTTGCAGAGCTTGCTCGCCGTATCAACGGTAAGTACATCCAGCCGGAATGTCAGCACCTCATTGACCGTGTTAAGGAAATCGATGAAGGTAAATGCGAAGCTGAAATCAAGAAGCTTGTAAAGATGTGTACAGGTAATATTGATCAGATTAAGAATCTGTATAACACACGCGAAATTGAAAAATAA
- a CDS encoding FAD/NAD(P)-binding protein, which produces MEQNESFIPYIGKIIDIKQETPDVKTFSVVGLDGKKLFNHIPGQCAMLIVPGVGESMISITSSPTLESHMEFSIKKCGCVTEWLHNAEVGQQICLRGPVGNGFPVEGALKGKDILVIAGGIGIAPVHSVVNYMMDHRENYGKIQVIYGARSKADLVRLDEMQNVWMKQPNCSIDITIDRAEEGWDGHVGFVPPFITELKPDAGMTVIMCGPPILIHMSLKILKDLGFKDEQIFTTMEMRMKCGIGKCGRCNIGDKFVCKDGPVFSFDQLGELPPEY; this is translated from the coding sequence ATGGAACAGAACGAATCATTTATCCCTTACATCGGAAAAATTATTGACATCAAGCAGGAAACTCCTGACGTTAAAACTTTCAGCGTAGTAGGACTTGATGGAAAGAAATTGTTCAACCATATCCCGGGACAGTGCGCAATGCTCATCGTTCCTGGTGTTGGTGAATCAATGATTTCTATTACATCTTCACCTACTCTCGAATCTCACATGGAATTCTCAATCAAAAAGTGCGGTTGTGTAACTGAATGGCTCCACAACGCAGAAGTTGGTCAACAGATTTGTCTGCGCGGACCAGTTGGAAACGGATTCCCTGTAGAAGGCGCTCTTAAAGGAAAAGATATTCTCGTAATTGCCGGAGGTATTGGTATTGCTCCTGTACACTCTGTAGTAAATTATATGATGGATCACCGCGAAAACTACGGTAAGATTCAGGTAATTTACGGTGCCCGCTCAAAGGCAGACCTTGTTCGCCTTGATGAGATGCAGAATGTATGGATGAAACAGCCAAACTGTTCTATCGATATCACAATCGACCGTGCAGAAGAAGGCTGGGATGGTCACGTTGGATTCGTACCACCATTCATCACAGAGCTTAAACCGGATGCCGGCATGACAGTAATCATGTGTGGACCTCCAATCCTTATCCACATGTCGTTGAAAATCCTTAAGGACCTTGGCTTCAAGGATGAACAGATTTTCACAACTATGGAAATGCGCATGAAGTGCGGTATCGGTAAATGTGGACGCTGTAATATTGGTGACAAGTTCGTTTGTAAAGACGGTCCAGTATTCAGCTTTGATCAGCTCGGTGAATTACCACCAGAGTATTAA
- a CDS encoding 4Fe-4S dicluster domain-containing protein, with protein MLSITADKIDSLFELIGTKQPLYLPVDNNTGKADFKKWEKGVKLSSNLKTVRSAKDFFFPKTEHMVSYTMKGKEITMEDPRKELEDFVVFGVRPCDAVGFTVIDNVYLHMNPVDSYYKNRRDHGTVITLACNEPAKTCFCSTYGIDASLDTDKNGSKGDVSCWLADGKYFFEANTDKGKKFVEAAKSALADGDAKAVEAAKKDIKDKTEKLPFAHLDLSKFQGKDMLKIFNSKVWDKVSEACLGCGTCTYVCPTCMCFDVRDFDTGTDKGIRQIRCWDSCMYNDFTQMAAENPRHTQKERSRQRFMHKLMYYPMAHEGLFSCVGCGRCLESCPVNMNIVKVIKAVQETDDIGGDK; from the coding sequence ATGTTATCTATTACAGCTGATAAAATTGATTCATTGTTTGAGCTCATCGGCACAAAGCAGCCTCTGTACCTGCCGGTAGACAACAATACTGGCAAAGCAGACTTCAAAAAGTGGGAAAAAGGCGTAAAGCTTTCTTCTAACTTAAAGACAGTCCGCTCTGCTAAAGACTTCTTCTTCCCTAAGACTGAGCATATGGTTAGCTACACAATGAAGGGAAAAGAAATCACAATGGAAGACCCACGCAAGGAACTCGAAGACTTTGTAGTTTTCGGTGTACGTCCTTGTGATGCAGTTGGATTTACAGTAATCGACAATGTTTACCTTCATATGAATCCGGTTGATTCTTATTACAAGAACCGCCGCGACCATGGAACAGTAATTACACTCGCATGTAACGAACCTGCTAAGACCTGTTTCTGTTCTACATACGGAATCGACGCAAGCCTTGATACAGACAAGAATGGTTCAAAAGGCGATGTAAGCTGCTGGCTTGCTGACGGAAAATATTTCTTTGAAGCAAACACAGACAAAGGTAAGAAGTTTGTAGAAGCTGCTAAGTCAGCACTCGCTGATGGTGACGCTAAAGCTGTAGAAGCTGCTAAGAAAGATATTAAAGACAAGACAGAAAAACTTCCGTTTGCTCATCTTGATCTTTCAAAATTCCAGGGCAAAGACATGCTCAAGATCTTCAACTCAAAAGTTTGGGATAAAGTTTCTGAAGCTTGTCTTGGATGCGGAACTTGTACTTATGTTTGCCCTACCTGTATGTGTTTTGACGTTCGAGACTTTGACACAGGAACAGATAAGGGAATCCGCCAGATCCGCTGCTGGGACTCTTGTATGTACAACGACTTCACTCAGATGGCTGCAGAAAACCCTCGTCACACACAGAAGGAAAGAAGCCGCCAGCGCTTTATGCACAAGCTCATGTACTATCCAATGGCACACGAAGGCTTGTTCAGCTGCGTAGGTTGTGGTCGCTGTCTCGAAAGTTGCCCTGTAAATATGAACATCGTAAAAGTTATCAAAGCTGTTCAGGAAACAGATGATATTGGAGGAGATAAATAA
- a CDS encoding 4Fe-4S dicluster domain-containing protein: MQDKLIARAKELLAEGKVQKVVGWKKGLFEDDITPAVFSSAEELDKDFVFNKYCAANLSKYLVGITRKIEIAKSTTRMNNTMAKQRDPNAQDAPIPQEHVLVFLKPNDTYSFTQLLKENRITRDDVYAIGVPCQDTLDGGDVCETCKNKKPVSCDELIGVEADVTPVESTRMAEVAKIEAMTADERDSFWKNEFSRCLRCNACRDICPACTCEKCVFDNNKLYTSQKVAQTNFEESLFHIIRAWHVAGRCTDCGECSRVCPQNIPLYLLNRKFIKDINEIYGDYQAGADMESKPAMLTFNAEGDPETTIVWDRSHDKEAE; the protein is encoded by the coding sequence ATGCAAGACAAATTAATCGCACGTGCAAAAGAACTTCTTGCAGAAGGCAAAGTTCAGAAAGTAGTTGGCTGGAAAAAAGGTCTTTTTGAAGATGATATTACTCCTGCAGTTTTCTCAAGTGCAGAAGAACTCGATAAAGACTTTGTATTCAACAAATACTGTGCTGCTAACCTTTCAAAATATCTTGTAGGAATTACAAGAAAAATTGAAATCGCTAAAAGCACAACAAGAATGAATAATACAATGGCAAAACAGCGTGATCCAAACGCTCAGGATGCCCCAATTCCACAGGAACATGTTCTTGTTTTCCTTAAGCCAAATGATACTTACTCATTTACACAGCTTTTGAAAGAAAACCGCATTACACGCGACGACGTTTATGCTATCGGAGTTCCATGTCAGGACACTCTCGACGGTGGTGACGTTTGCGAAACCTGTAAGAATAAAAAGCCAGTTTCATGCGACGAGCTTATCGGAGTTGAAGCAGACGTTACTCCTGTTGAATCTACACGCATGGCAGAAGTTGCAAAGATTGAAGCAATGACTGCAGATGAGCGCGACTCATTCTGGAAGAATGAGTTTTCCCGCTGTCTGCGCTGTAATGCATGCCGTGACATTTGTCCTGCATGTACCTGCGAAAAATGTGTATTCGACAACAACAAACTGTACACTTCTCAGAAAGTTGCACAGACTAACTTTGAAGAAAGCCTCTTCCATATTATCCGCGCATGGCACGTTGCCGGCCGCTGTACAGACTGTGGTGAATGTTCACGCGTTTGTCCACAGAACATCCCATTGTATCTCTTGAACCGCAAGTTCATTAAAGATATCAACGAGATTTACGGCGACTATCAGGCTGGAGCAGATATGGAATCTAAACCGGCTATGCTTACATTTAATGCCGAAGGCGACCCTGAAACAACTATCGTTTGGGACCGCTCTCACGATAAGGAGGCTGAATAA
- a CDS encoding hydrogenase iron-sulfur subunit, which produces MSENKNWTPKIVAFCCNWCSYAGADLAGNNRLEYPGNVKIIRIPCSCRLNPLFILRAFQRGADGVILCGCHPGDCHYSTGNYFARRRMTLLFSMLDYLGIEKGRTRVEWCSAAEGVRFAGIMNDFVKQITELGECKKLEDVRCKTN; this is translated from the coding sequence ATGAGTGAAAATAAAAACTGGACGCCAAAGATTGTAGCATTCTGCTGTAACTGGTGTTCTTATGCAGGTGCCGACCTGGCTGGTAACAACCGTCTCGAGTATCCTGGAAATGTAAAGATTATTCGTATCCCATGTTCCTGCCGCTTGAATCCGCTCTTTATTTTGCGTGCATTCCAGCGCGGAGCAGACGGAGTTATTTTGTGTGGATGTCACCCTGGTGACTGTCACTACTCTACCGGAAACTACTTTGCACGCCGCCGTATGACTCTTCTTTTCTCTATGCTCGATTACCTTGGAATTGAGAAAGGTCGTACACGCGTTGAATGGTGTTCTGCTGCCGAAGGTGTACGCTTTGCCGGAATTATGAACGATTTCGTAAAGCAGATTACTGAGCTTGGCGAATGTAAAAAGCTGGAGGATGTAAGATGCAAGACAAATTAA
- a CDS encoding CoB--CoM heterodisulfide reductase iron-sulfur subunit A family protein: MERIGVFVCHCGTNIAGTVDVEKVAEELGKVDGVVYSTHYTYMCSSAGQKMIEDHIKDDKLTGVVLCSCSPRMHEKTFRSCAERAGLNPFKVEVANIREQTSWVMKDMEQATEKAIALGKAAIAKTILDTPLIAGETPMTKRALVIGGGIAGITAALDIADAGFPVDIVEKDYTVGGKMAKLDKTFPTLDCASCIVTPKMTEVSQNPNIRILSASEVSRVSGYIGNFEIDIKRHPRYVDETKCTGCGACIEKCPNKKVPNSFNLGLNNRKAIDIPFAQAVPKVANIDANYCLHMKGLANGKDNVCGFCEKACAAGAIKFDQKEEIITEKYGAIIVATGYNPISLEKFDEYAYNQSPDVVSSLEFERLCNASGPTNGHLLRPSDGKEPKTIVFVQCVGSRCSADSTKGHEYCSKICCMYTAKHAILTRDHYPDTNCYVFYIDVRTPGKLFDEFYRRAVEQYGVHYIKGQVGKVTPQSDGTLDVQGSDLILNKQVHIKADMVVLAASIEADKSARPLATMLTTSMDNNDFFLEAHAKLRPVESPTAGIFLAGCCQGPKDIPETVAQSSGAAAKAICLLVKDKLKNDPCTANPDENACNGCGQCANVCPYGAISYVDKDFRGPNRTTITRHVSQVNSAMCHGCGACTVACPSGAMDLKGFSNKQILAEVDSVL, encoded by the coding sequence ATGGAAAGAATTGGTGTATTTGTATGTCACTGTGGTACTAACATTGCCGGAACAGTTGACGTAGAAAAAGTTGCAGAAGAACTTGGAAAGGTAGACGGAGTTGTTTATTCAACACACTACACTTACATGTGTTCATCTGCTGGTCAGAAAATGATTGAAGACCATATCAAAGACGACAAGCTTACAGGCGTTGTTCTTTGTTCATGTTCTCCACGTATGCACGAAAAAACCTTCCGTTCATGCGCAGAGCGTGCTGGTCTCAACCCATTCAAAGTTGAAGTTGCAAATATCCGTGAACAGACTTCATGGGTAATGAAAGATATGGAGCAGGCTACAGAAAAGGCCATTGCTCTTGGTAAAGCTGCCATTGCAAAGACAATCCTCGACACACCTCTTATCGCAGGTGAAACTCCAATGACAAAGCGCGCTTTGGTAATTGGTGGTGGTATTGCCGGTATTACAGCTGCCCTCGACATCGCAGATGCTGGTTTCCCAGTAGACATCGTAGAAAAAGACTACACTGTCGGTGGTAAGATGGCTAAACTTGATAAAACCTTCCCTACTTTGGACTGTGCATCTTGTATCGTAACTCCAAAGATGACAGAAGTTAGCCAGAATCCTAACATCCGCATTCTTTCAGCTTCTGAAGTTAGCAGAGTTTCAGGATATATCGGAAACTTCGAAATCGATATCAAACGTCACCCACGCTATGTTGATGAAACAAAGTGTACAGGTTGTGGTGCTTGTATCGAAAAGTGTCCTAACAAGAAGGTTCCAAACAGCTTTAACCTTGGTTTGAATAATCGCAAGGCAATTGATATTCCATTTGCCCAGGCTGTTCCAAAGGTAGCAAACATTGATGCTAACTACTGTCTCCACATGAAGGGTCTTGCTAACGGTAAAGACAATGTTTGTGGATTCTGTGAAAAAGCTTGTGCCGCAGGGGCTATCAAATTTGATCAGAAAGAAGAAATCATTACAGAAAAGTACGGTGCTATTATCGTAGCAACTGGATATAATCCTATCTCTCTCGAGAAGTTTGACGAATACGCTTATAACCAGAGCCCGGACGTTGTTTCATCACTTGAATTCGAACGTCTCTGCAACGCTTCTGGTCCTACAAACGGTCACCTTCTCCGCCCTTCAGACGGAAAAGAGCCAAAGACTATCGTATTCGTACAGTGTGTAGGTTCACGCTGTTCTGCAGATTCTACAAAAGGTCACGAGTACTGCTCTAAGATCTGTTGTATGTATACTGCAAAACACGCAATCCTTACACGCGACCATTATCCTGATACTAACTGTTATGTATTCTACATTGACGTTCGTACTCCAGGTAAACTCTTTGATGAATTCTATCGCCGCGCTGTTGAACAGTATGGCGTTCACTACATCAAAGGTCAGGTAGGAAAAGTTACTCCTCAGAGCGACGGAACTCTTGATGTTCAGGGAAGCGATTTGATTTTGAACAAACAGGTTCATATCAAGGCTGATATGGTTGTTCTTGCAGCATCTATCGAAGCAGACAAATCTGCTCGTCCACTTGCTACAATGCTTACAACTTCTATGGACAACAACGACTTCTTCCTCGAAGCTCACGCAAAACTCCGTCCTGTTGAAAGCCCAACTGCAGGTATCTTCCTTGCAGGATGCTGTCAGGGACCAAAAGATATTCCTGAAACTGTTGCTCAGTCTTCTGGTGCTGCTGCAAAGGCAATCTGCTTGCTCGTAAAAGACAAGCTCAAGAACGACCCTTGTACTGCAAATCCTGATGAAAATGCTTGTAACGGTTGTGGACAGTGTGCAAACGTTTGTCCTTACGGAGCTATTTCTTATGTTGATAAGGATTTCCGTGGTCCAAACAGAACTACAATTACACGCCACGTATCTCAGGTAAACAGTGCAATGTGTCACGGTTGTGGTGCTTGTACAGTTGCATGTCCTTCTGGCGCTATGGATCTTAAGGGATTCAGCAACAAACAAATCTTGGCGGAGGTTGATTCAGTTCTCTAA
- a CDS encoding 4Fe-4S dicluster domain-containing protein yields MENNELAKEIILLKSGVNPKKCMVCGKCSATCPNYDAMEYHPHQFVQMVENGDLEPLLNSKSIYACLSCFACLERCPRQVEPAKLIDGVRQYVEGQRGPHRLDPVQVPEHLDDDMPQQAIVSAFRKYKK; encoded by the coding sequence ATGGAAAACAACGAACTTGCAAAAGAAATTATCCTTTTGAAAAGCGGCGTAAATCCTAAGAAATGTATGGTCTGCGGTAAATGTTCTGCTACCTGCCCTAACTATGATGCTATGGAATATCATCCACATCAGTTTGTTCAGATGGTAGAAAACGGAGACCTCGAGCCTCTTTTGAATTCTAAATCAATCTATGCATGTCTTTCATGTTTTGCCTGCCTCGAGCGTTGTCCACGCCAGGTAGAACCAGCTAAACTGATTGACGGTGTACGTCAGTATGTTGAAGGTCAGCGCGGTCCTCACCGTCTTGATCCTGTTCAGGTTCCAGAGCATCTGGATGATGATATGCCTCAGCAGGCTATCGTTAGTGCTTTCAGAAAGTACAAGAAATAA